The following proteins are co-located in the Clostridiales bacterium genome:
- a CDS encoding dimethylamine corrinoid protein 3: protein MDKQEIIKMAFDSILEADQDMALKALDQGAEMGMDSLELLKDGFTAGITELGERFGRGELFLPELIFATEVMKAVTGRIEEEMKQSGKQMEKKGRMIMATVEGDVHDIGKGICCALLKTSGIEVFDLGREVKSDTIIEKAMEYEVDIIGTGALLTTTMIYQQELEDKLKERGLKERFKTMVGGAPVTQRWADRIGADAYTEDASECCVRAKQFLDGR from the coding sequence ATGGATAAACAGGAAATTATCAAGATGGCATTTGATTCGATTCTCGAAGCCGATCAGGACATGGCTTTGAAGGCACTGGACCAGGGGGCCGAAATGGGCATGGATTCGCTGGAGCTGCTGAAAGATGGATTTACTGCAGGAATTACAGAGCTTGGAGAGCGGTTTGGAAGGGGAGAACTTTTTCTTCCTGAGCTGATTTTTGCGACAGAGGTCATGAAGGCGGTCACCGGCAGGATTGAAGAGGAGATGAAACAAAGCGGCAAACAAATGGAGAAAAAAGGAAGAATGATCATGGCCACCGTAGAAGGAGATGTACACGATATCGGCAAGGGGATCTGCTGCGCATTGCTAAAGACCTCAGGAATTGAAGTCTTTGATCTGGGCAGAGAGGTCAAGTCGGATACGATCATAGAGAAAGCTATGGAATACGAAGTCGACATCATTGGTACAGGAGCGCTCCTTACAACGACGATGATCTATCAGCAGGAATTGGAAGACAAACTAAAGGAAAGAGGACTAAAGGAGCGGTTTAAAACCATGGTTGGCGGTGCGCCAGTTACACAGCGGTGGGCTGATAGAATCGGTGCGGATGCTTATACGGAAGATGCTTCCGAATGTTGTGTCAGAGCGAAACAATTCTTAGACGGAAGGTAA
- a CDS encoding sodium:solute symporter family protein, with product MTIYMIGVLVSFALYLFLGFYAGKKVKNTTDYYVAGRNAPTILIAGTLFASMLSTNAFMGDTGWCYTGNITSIILLNALCGSGYVIGALWFGRYLRRSECKTMPEFFGTRFNDMKNRRLAAVILVCSLTAYLLACMTGTGILLQELTGLSRTACIIIAWAAFTSFTFYSGSKGAILTETAMFMIFVGASIIAAPYVFNAQGGIGELLTNLMNNPNTPEGLLDYHGSPAGTYGEGTTIFSAVMYAIAFGIVWLVTVGISPWQAGRVMMAKNEHVAIRSSSIACMLTTVFCGLTYLMAIAVININPGMEDSQRVLIWASYNVVPKFVGMLVLTGIMAAGLSSAVTFLSVVGFSVTSDIVKIDFKDDKQKLYYSRVVMIIVGIIALVLALFNVGGIRVITWFASTLIAASWCVSGFGSVWSKTLTAKGARWSMAAGFIGFLAAKSAAVFGGVSLQNWLDPFFIGLYASAVFAVIGTKTSVLTQEETAYRETLHILPEAETLAVDYKRDRAYGNVMVAVGLCVTLFLLFGWALPYNGIL from the coding sequence ATGACCATCTATATGATTGGCGTTTTGGTCAGCTTTGCGCTGTATCTGTTCCTTGGCTTTTACGCAGGAAAAAAGGTGAAAAACACCACTGACTATTACGTAGCAGGACGAAATGCACCGACGATCCTGATAGCGGGTACTCTGTTTGCTTCCATGCTTAGTACCAACGCATTTATGGGGGATACGGGCTGGTGCTATACGGGAAATATAACCTCCATTATCCTTCTCAATGCGCTCTGCGGCAGTGGATATGTTATTGGGGCTCTGTGGTTTGGCAGATATCTGAGAAGATCAGAATGCAAAACCATGCCTGAATTTTTTGGAACTAGATTTAATGATATGAAAAACAGGCGTCTTGCTGCAGTAATCCTCGTATGTTCGCTGACGGCATATCTGCTGGCATGCATGACCGGTACGGGGATTCTCCTTCAGGAGTTGACGGGATTATCAAGGACCGCTTGTATCATCATTGCTTGGGCGGCCTTTACCTCTTTTACGTTCTACTCCGGCTCAAAAGGTGCGATTCTAACAGAAACGGCAATGTTCATGATTTTTGTAGGGGCTTCCATCATTGCGGCACCTTACGTATTTAACGCTCAGGGAGGGATTGGAGAACTTCTAACCAACCTGATGAACAATCCCAATACCCCTGAGGGTCTTCTTGATTATCATGGAAGCCCTGCAGGGACCTATGGTGAAGGAACCACCATTTTTAGTGCGGTTATGTATGCCATTGCGTTTGGTATCGTTTGGCTGGTAACTGTGGGAATCAGCCCATGGCAGGCTGGCAGGGTGATGATGGCAAAGAATGAGCATGTAGCAATCCGTTCCTCCTCCATTGCCTGTATGCTGACCACCGTATTCTGCGGATTGACCTATCTGATGGCTATCGCAGTCATTAATATCAATCCAGGTATGGAGGATTCCCAGCGGGTTCTCATCTGGGCATCCTACAATGTAGTTCCTAAGTTTGTTGGGATGCTGGTATTAACCGGAATTATGGCGGCAGGGCTGTCCTCTGCTGTTACCTTCCTGTCGGTGGTGGGATTTAGTGTAACCTCTGATATAGTGAAAATAGATTTTAAGGACGACAAACAGAAGCTCTATTATAGCCGGGTTGTTATGATCATTGTCGGTATCATCGCATTGGTGCTTGCGCTGTTTAATGTTGGGGGAATCAGAGTCATTACCTGGTTTGCCAGCACTCTTATCGCAGCATCCTGGTGTGTATCCGGCTTTGGAAGCGTATGGAGCAAAACTCTTACAGCGAAAGGAGCCAGATGGTCCATGGCGGCAGGATTTATTGGGTTCCTGGCAGCCAAAAGCGCTGCAGTATTTGGCGGGGTTTCTCTCCAGAACTGGCTTGACCCCTTCTTTATCGGCCTATATGCCAGCGCAGTATTTGCCGTAATCGGAACGAAGACATCGGTTCTGACGCAGGAAGAAACCGCATACCGCGAAACGCTCCACATCCTTCCGGAAGCAGAAACGCTGGCAGTGGATTACAAGAGAGACCGGGCATACGGAAATGTGATGGTTGCAGTAGGGCTTTGCGTGACGCTTTTTCTTCTGTTCGGATGGGCACTTCCCTATAACGGAATCCTTTAA
- a CDS encoding DUF4037 domain-containing protein, translating to MKSEYFYNKLDELFRSGSIQEAENYIIRTMEQVQKENDLPALISLANELGGVFRVTGRLEEAQKVYHVALETIRLLKLEGTEQHGTTLMNLASVHSEGKQASKALDLYEQAAEIFTKKGLAQDYRMAALYNNLSHVYDLLGKADQALHCAEKSLAAVKTLSGQEVELATTYSTLAVRYLNLQEEAKAEEALKEAERIFISLPGKSNVHYAATLNAFGDLRFRQQRYADAVSFFEKALNIITENYGKKSSYAEVSQKNLEKARNLLLQKKASPDVSGLREQNHSLNMRMTGLGLSEAYFDEIGRAMIREQFFQYEKYMAVGLVGEGSECFGFDDEFSESHDFGPGFCIWLPDDIYRAVGAEIQEAYNRLPKTYRNQSRVTTAEGGGRLGVFSINDYYKKYIGAGDIPKDPVEWLFMPETSLATVTNGKVFVDHWGEFSRIRSGLLNFYPQDTLLKKLAARIAMMSQAGQYNYERCMKRGETAAAYLSCGEFIKNTISAVYLLNGSYMPFYKWMFRGMDKLEHLKEIKPMLEQLAAMPDIPQNTTTKADLIESVCMKVRDELKRQGLIFGNDAFLNNHCRDLMSRIEDPRIKGLPVMFDGK from the coding sequence ATGAAATCGGAATATTTTTACAACAAGCTGGATGAGCTATTCCGTAGTGGAAGTATCCAAGAAGCGGAGAACTATATCATCAGAACCATGGAGCAGGTGCAGAAGGAGAATGATCTTCCGGCACTCATTTCCCTTGCAAACGAACTGGGCGGTGTTTTTCGCGTTACCGGACGGCTGGAGGAGGCACAGAAGGTTTATCATGTAGCACTGGAGACAATACGTCTTCTCAAGCTGGAGGGTACAGAACAGCATGGGACAACTCTGATGAATCTGGCCAGTGTTCATTCTGAAGGAAAGCAAGCCTCAAAGGCGTTGGACCTCTACGAGCAGGCAGCAGAGATTTTTACAAAAAAGGGTCTGGCGCAAGACTACCGGATGGCAGCTTTGTATAATAACCTGAGTCATGTATACGATTTGCTCGGGAAGGCGGATCAGGCGCTTCATTGTGCGGAAAAATCATTGGCCGCTGTTAAGACGCTTTCAGGGCAGGAGGTTGAGTTAGCAACGACCTATTCGACCCTCGCGGTGAGATACCTGAATTTGCAAGAAGAAGCTAAGGCTGAAGAGGCGTTGAAAGAAGCAGAGCGGATCTTTATCTCACTACCAGGGAAGTCGAACGTGCATTACGCAGCTACCTTGAATGCCTTTGGGGACTTGCGTTTTCGTCAGCAGCGGTATGCTGATGCGGTATCGTTCTTTGAAAAGGCACTGAACATTATAACCGAAAATTATGGTAAAAAAAGTTCTTATGCGGAGGTATCGCAGAAGAATTTAGAAAAAGCCAGGAATTTGCTGCTGCAAAAAAAAGCATCACCTGATGTTTCTGGATTGAGGGAGCAAAATCACAGCCTGAATATGCGCATGACAGGATTAGGGCTCTCGGAAGCCTATTTCGATGAGATCGGAAGGGCAATGATAAGAGAGCAATTTTTTCAGTACGAAAAATACATGGCTGTCGGCCTGGTGGGTGAAGGCTCCGAATGCTTTGGTTTTGATGATGAATTTTCTGAAAGCCACGATTTCGGTCCCGGGTTTTGTATTTGGCTGCCCGATGATATTTATAGAGCTGTGGGGGCAGAAATTCAGGAGGCTTACAACCGTTTACCGAAGACATATCGGAACCAATCCCGTGTGACCACTGCCGAGGGGGGCGGAAGATTAGGCGTCTTCAGTATCAATGATTACTATAAAAAATATATTGGTGCTGGAGATATTCCGAAGGATCCGGTGGAGTGGCTCTTTATGCCGGAAACCAGTCTGGCAACCGTCACCAACGGAAAGGTCTTCGTGGATCATTGGGGGGAGTTCAGCAGAATTCGCAGCGGACTTTTAAATTTCTATCCCCAGGATACTCTTTTGAAGAAGCTGGCTGCAAGAATTGCCATGATGTCACAAGCGGGGCAATATAATTATGAACGATGTATGAAACGGGGAGAAACGGCAGCGGCATATCTATCCTGCGGGGAATTTATCAAGAATACCATTTCAGCAGTATATCTGCTGAACGGAAGTTATATGCCGTTTTATAAATGGATGTTCCGCGGTATGGACAAACTGGAGCATCTGAAAGAAATTAAGCCTATGCTGGAACAGCTGGCTGCAATGCCGGATATTCCGCAGAATACAACCACAAAGGCGGATCTCATTGAATCGGTCTGCATGAAAGTGAGAGATGAGCTCAAGCGGCAGGGTTTGATCTTCGGTAACGACGCATTTCTCAACAATCATTGCCGGGATCTTATGAGCAGGATTGAAGATCCGCGGATCAAGGGCCTTCCTGTCATGTTTGACGGGAAATAA
- a CDS encoding Trimethylamine methyltransferase MttB — MITHNRSGQNDPIAKSWKIGFSADILSREQVVLIHEATLDLLKHTGIRVDHMEAADIYRDYGAEVSYGERYAIVKFPSYLVEDAIRWAARPLIFYGRTPDKDFAAFQNHVGFSTFGECVKIIDPKTREIRDCVKEDLAGITKVCDYMDEIAVVERACGSLDYPSEVQPLHNLEAMMKNTSKAIFIGAVNGVNCRKMIEMACIASGSKDAFRRRPFLNIFVCPTSPLRLGKECAAQIIEAARGGAGIAIIPMALAGATSVVTLAGTVISHNAEVLAAIMLAQMVQKGARCTYCSMSTIMDLKHMISATGSPEQSMISAATVKMAQFYHLPSWIGAGLSDSMLPDAQAGCEFGINALNGALSGANIVYGAGSLEAALTIDYAKLVLDCEGMSYIRKILGGIEVTKETMALDIIHKAGPGGEFLYQKHTFDHMRSHSQVEVFTRSTRSAWTAAGAKDAADMAYDKAARILNTHQVAPLIPGAEEAIAKLIADFERELGLRTSIQEREEE, encoded by the coding sequence ATGATAACTCATAACAGAAGTGGGCAGAATGATCCGATAGCAAAATCCTGGAAGATTGGTTTTTCCGCAGACATTCTCAGCAGGGAACAGGTGGTGCTGATCCACGAAGCGACGTTAGACCTGCTGAAACATACCGGCATCAGAGTAGACCATATGGAGGCAGCGGATATCTACAGGGATTACGGTGCGGAGGTTTCTTATGGAGAACGCTATGCCATTGTTAAGTTCCCATCCTATCTTGTTGAGGATGCCATTCGATGGGCGGCAAGGCCGCTGATTTTCTACGGACGGACACCGGATAAGGATTTCGCAGCCTTTCAAAACCATGTGGGCTTTAGTACCTTCGGAGAATGCGTCAAGATTATCGATCCTAAAACGAGAGAGATTCGGGATTGCGTCAAGGAGGATCTGGCAGGAATTACAAAGGTTTGCGATTACATGGATGAAATTGCAGTTGTGGAAAGGGCATGCGGGTCGCTGGATTATCCCAGTGAGGTACAGCCGCTGCACAATCTGGAAGCGATGATGAAGAACACCTCTAAGGCAATCTTTATCGGTGCTGTCAATGGTGTCAACTGCAGAAAGATGATCGAGATGGCTTGCATTGCATCAGGGAGCAAGGATGCTTTTCGAAGACGACCTTTCCTGAATATCTTCGTCTGTCCCACAAGTCCGCTGAGGCTGGGAAAAGAGTGCGCAGCCCAGATTATTGAGGCAGCCAGAGGAGGCGCAGGAATTGCAATTATTCCCATGGCACTGGCGGGAGCGACCTCGGTGGTAACTCTCGCGGGGACTGTTATCAGCCACAATGCAGAGGTTCTGGCGGCGATCATGCTTGCGCAGATGGTACAGAAAGGTGCCAGATGCACGTACTGCTCCATGAGTACCATCATGGACTTGAAACACATGATCTCTGCTACCGGTTCTCCTGAACAGAGCATGATCAGTGCAGCCACAGTGAAGATGGCCCAGTTTTATCATCTGCCCAGTTGGATTGGCGCTGGATTATCTGACAGCATGCTGCCTGATGCTCAGGCAGGCTGCGAGTTTGGGATCAATGCACTGAACGGTGCGCTATCCGGTGCAAACATTGTCTACGGAGCTGGGTCCTTGGAGGCAGCTCTGACCATTGATTATGCGAAGCTGGTTCTGGACTGTGAAGGGATGAGTTATATACGAAAGATTCTTGGCGGCATTGAAGTGACAAAGGAAACCATGGCACTTGACATCATCCATAAGGCAGGACCCGGCGGTGAGTTTCTGTATCAGAAGCATACCTTCGACCATATGCGGTCACATTCTCAGGTGGAGGTGTTTACCAGAAGCACGAGATCTGCATGGACTGCAGCAGGTGCTAAAGATGCAGCTGACATGGCCTATGATAAAGCGGCTCGAATTCTGAACACCCATCAGGTAGCTCCGTTGATTCCCGGTGCGGAGGAAGCAATTGCTAAGCTGATTGCAGATTTTGAACGGGAACTGGGACTCAGAACATCTATCCAGGAAAGGGAAGAGGAATAG
- a CDS encoding PAS domain-containing protein, producing MDVLKRKELKRMVSAGYDSEFYKVMVEYLGEEIFVADGSGKILFVNPASVKMIGLPVDQIVGRTAEQLEQEGYFSVSSTMEVIRQKRTVNLLQKLKDGRTVLATSVPIFDKEQDEIVMIISTSKDVDAVNELLHTVEKQAVEIEKTKAEIHNLRESMFEAEGFISGDPIMNELKDTLIRVAPLDVSVLIQGETGVGKELVAKSLHRFGSRINGPYIKINCATIPEPLIESELFGYDKGAFTGASTSGKKGKVEMAHMGTLFLDEIGELPLQLQVKLLDFIQDGTFTRVGGTQRLSVNTRVIAATNRDLKKMSEEGNFRKDLYYRLNVIPITVPPLRDRSGDIGVLAKYFLSRCNSRYRCYKKLEGGHLPILTQYSWPGNVRELENVIERLFVMTEENVIGKDAIINVLRENSQVSGSFTYTSSASLVPAESLRPLKEAKWELEKQLVSSAYQQYRSTYKVAEVLCVDQSTVVKLLHKHKCV from the coding sequence ATGGACGTATTAAAGCGCAAGGAACTCAAGCGGATGGTATCGGCTGGATATGACAGTGAGTTTTACAAGGTCATGGTTGAATATTTGGGAGAAGAAATCTTCGTTGCAGACGGATCAGGAAAGATTTTGTTTGTAAATCCGGCTTCGGTTAAGATGATCGGCTTGCCGGTGGATCAAATCGTTGGAAGAACTGCGGAGCAACTGGAGCAGGAGGGTTATTTTTCCGTCAGCAGCACTATGGAGGTAATTCGCCAAAAAAGAACGGTAAATCTGCTTCAGAAATTGAAGGACGGCAGAACTGTTCTTGCCACCAGCGTGCCAATCTTTGATAAAGAGCAGGATGAGATCGTGATGATCATCAGTACCTCAAAGGATGTAGATGCAGTAAACGAGCTGCTGCATACGGTAGAAAAACAGGCTGTTGAAATAGAAAAAACAAAAGCAGAAATCCATAACCTACGAGAATCCATGTTTGAGGCGGAGGGCTTTATATCAGGTGATCCCATCATGAATGAGCTGAAGGATACTCTGATTCGTGTGGCGCCCTTGGATGTCTCTGTACTGATACAGGGCGAAACAGGAGTGGGCAAGGAACTTGTAGCCAAGTCGCTTCACCGCTTCGGCAGCAGGATCAATGGACCATACATAAAGATTAATTGCGCTACTATACCGGAGCCGCTTATTGAATCGGAATTGTTCGGATATGATAAAGGAGCGTTTACTGGCGCTAGCACCAGCGGAAAAAAGGGCAAGGTAGAAATGGCACATATGGGCACCTTGTTTTTAGATGAAATCGGCGAACTTCCGCTTCAGCTTCAAGTGAAGCTTTTGGATTTTATTCAGGATGGAACCTTTACACGGGTGGGAGGCACCCAGCGCCTAAGTGTAAACACAAGGGTGATTGCTGCTACAAATCGAGATTTAAAGAAGATGTCTGAAGAAGGGAACTTTCGGAAGGATTTGTACTATCGGCTTAACGTAATACCTATTACGGTTCCTCCGCTCAGGGATAGAAGCGGAGACATTGGTGTTCTTGCTAAATATTTTTTATCCAGATGCAATTCACGGTATCGGTGCTATAAAAAATTAGAGGGAGGGCATCTGCCGATTTTGACCCAATATAGCTGGCCAGGAAATGTCAGAGAACTGGAAAATGTAATAGAGAGACTGTTTGTTATGACCGAAGAAAATGTAATCGGAAAGGATGCGATCATCAATGTACTTCGGGAAAATAGTCAAGTTTCTGGTAGCTTCACATACACTTCTTCTGCTTCTCTTGTTCCGGCGGAAAGTCTCCGCCCTCTAAAAGAGGCAAAGTGGGAGCTTGAAAAGCAACTGGTTAGCTCTGCATACCAGCAGTATCGTTCGACTTATAAGGTGGCAGAGGTTCTTTGTGTAGATCAATCCACCGTTGTCAAGCTGCTTCACAAACATAAATGCGTATGA
- a CDS encoding N-acetyltransferase, translating into MIIRKARLSDSEAIHKLVYHYAKKGLMLARSRSAIYEDIRNYSVMEEDGEVVGIGALSILWVDLAEVRTLAVKESFSGQGVGKKLVQHFLEEAKELGIQKVFTLTYQTAFFEKCGFKEISKEGMPHKIWKDCLNCPKFPNCDEVLMEMEIK; encoded by the coding sequence ATGATTATCAGAAAGGCTAGATTGTCCGACTCGGAGGCAATACATAAATTAGTGTATCATTATGCAAAGAAAGGTTTAATGTTAGCGCGCTCCAGAAGCGCCATTTATGAGGATATTAGAAATTACTCCGTGATGGAGGAGGATGGCGAAGTAGTGGGAATCGGTGCCCTTTCCATCCTTTGGGTTGATCTCGCTGAGGTAAGAACACTTGCTGTCAAGGAGAGCTTTTCGGGACAAGGAGTCGGGAAAAAGCTGGTACAGCATTTTTTAGAGGAAGCAAAAGAGCTGGGGATACAAAAAGTATTTACGCTTACGTATCAGACCGCATTCTTCGAAAAATGCGGTTTCAAAGAGATCAGCAAGGAAGGAATGCCTCATAAGATCTGGAAGGATTGCTTGAACTGTCCAAAGTTCCCCAATTGCGATGAGGTGTTGATGGAAATGGAAATTAAATAA
- a CDS encoding [dimethylamine--corrinoid protein] Co-methyltransferase — protein sequence MNHLKDNYFTRMGDGEGIWMSKTQITEEVLAGIEDAVNKGKAQPMSGGDVDYLIEILTMPEKNVSVERGCEGITTFDAGTLKMAVRSGLPIDSTTALLIHERALCSDTMELCNTDYSYKQLKNIVYEEAMAMERAQMNCIMPIFYGAMPNMGLYTKPDGPVDNWSELLPQGKVLEAMDAQEKAAELCTNDMVYIGSVLAESGACGIQFDTAGASGDADLLAALQASKILSEKYPDLSITMGMANEFTLGMHGKLKFEGERLAGQYPAKQVKTVAAAGVHSYGPVVNTNSSKSFAWNLARSLTHVQEATRVASIPVLPNVGMGVGGIPLTTTSPTDCSTRASKAMLEIGKADGL from the coding sequence GTGAACCATTTGAAAGACAACTACTTCACCAGAATGGGAGACGGAGAAGGAATATGGATGTCGAAAACACAGATCACCGAAGAGGTTCTTGCAGGCATTGAGGATGCAGTAAACAAAGGAAAAGCTCAGCCCATGTCCGGTGGTGATGTCGATTACCTCATTGAAATTCTCACCATGCCAGAAAAGAATGTAAGCGTGGAGAGAGGTTGTGAAGGAATTACAACCTTTGATGCAGGTACGCTGAAGATGGCTGTGCGATCCGGACTTCCCATTGACAGTACCACAGCGCTCTTGATCCACGAGAGAGCTCTTTGCTCAGATACCATGGAACTATGCAATACGGACTACAGCTACAAGCAGCTGAAAAATATCGTCTACGAAGAAGCTATGGCCATGGAACGAGCGCAGATGAACTGTATTATGCCAATCTTTTACGGAGCCATGCCCAATATGGGGCTTTATACGAAACCAGACGGCCCAGTTGACAACTGGTCAGAACTCCTGCCCCAGGGCAAGGTCTTGGAGGCCATGGATGCTCAGGAGAAGGCAGCAGAGCTTTGCACCAATGACATGGTCTATATTGGGTCGGTTCTGGCAGAGTCGGGCGCTTGCGGGATTCAGTTTGATACAGCAGGAGCAAGCGGGGATGCAGACCTTCTGGCAGCTTTGCAGGCTTCAAAAATTCTATCGGAGAAATACCCGGATCTGAGCATTACCATGGGGATGGCAAATGAATTCACCCTTGGTATGCATGGAAAACTGAAATTTGAGGGTGAACGGCTCGCTGGTCAGTATCCAGCCAAGCAGGTGAAAACCGTAGCTGCGGCAGGTGTACATAGCTATGGCCCAGTGGTGAATACCAACAGCAGCAAATCCTTTGCATGGAATCTTGCTCGGTCACTCACACATGTTCAGGAGGCAACCAGAGTCGCCTCCATACCGGTCCTTCCCAATGTGGGTATGGGGGTTGGAGGAATTCCGCTGACCACTACCTCTCCCACAGACTGTTCAACCAGGGCATCAAAAGCCATGCTGGAAATCGGAAAAGCAGACGGATTGTAG
- a CDS encoding DUF4125 family protein, protein MYDTMKPEKRNFIIERLLRVEWDMFQRVGSTDGKVQCQEDWHTFHIMRYSYYNAWSNSMILSYVRDLEEAMNAERNLITEKYAYMMEYTDPEYFNTRLQPYLPAIDEETRRLIDEIAAYLVGCDKEFAARYPKIGKKGRPIEAARDNSAATSAETYTKGELRTYSKYTLRHFVDYIRGCKESGANFAFLVKDKMVKMYGYASLDDAEAKMGE, encoded by the coding sequence ATGTATGATACAATGAAACCTGAAAAACGGAACTTTATTATTGAGCGATTGCTAAGAGTTGAGTGGGATATGTTTCAGAGAGTCGGAAGCACCGATGGCAAGGTTCAATGCCAGGAGGACTGGCACACCTTCCACATTATGAGATACTCCTATTATAACGCCTGGAGCAACAGCATGATTCTAAGTTACGTTAGAGATCTGGAAGAAGCAATGAATGCGGAGCGGAATTTAATTACGGAGAAGTATGCTTATATGATGGAGTACACCGATCCGGAATATTTCAATACCAGACTACAGCCCTATCTGCCTGCGATCGATGAGGAAACAAGACGTCTTATCGATGAAATCGCAGCATATCTGGTAGGTTGTGATAAAGAATTTGCAGCAAGATACCCCAAGATTGGAAAAAAGGGCAGACCAATTGAAGCCGCAAGGGACAATTCGGCGGCAACTTCTGCCGAGACATATACCAAGGGAGAACTAAGAACCTATTCGAAGTACACCCTGAGACACTTCGTCGATTATATCCGGGGCTGCAAGGAGAGCGGAGCAAACTTTGCCTTTCTGGTTAAGGATAAAATGGTTAAAATGTATGGTTATGCATCCCTTGATGATGCAGAAGCAAAAATGGGAGAATAA